A DNA window from Actinomadura coerulea contains the following coding sequences:
- a CDS encoding monovalent cation/H+ antiporter complex subunit F encodes MTVVYTVTMVLLGAAILMTTARLVRGPTSFDRIMAVDVLAVLLVSGIAVHSAVWGEPALSTILVAVVLLGFVGSVTAARLAAQREERP; translated from the coding sequence ATGACCGTCGTCTACACCGTCACCATGGTCCTGCTGGGCGCGGCGATCCTGATGACGACCGCGCGGCTCGTGCGCGGCCCGACCTCCTTCGACCGGATCATGGCCGTGGACGTCCTGGCGGTCCTTCTGGTCAGCGGCATCGCGGTGCACTCGGCCGTCTGGGGCGAGCCCGCGCTGTCGACGATCCTGGTGGCCGTCGTGCTGCTGGGGTTCGTCGGGTCGGTCACCGCCGCCCGCCTCGCGGCGCAGCGGGAGGAGCGCCCGTGA
- the mbhE gene encoding hydrogen gas-evolving membrane-bound hydrogenase subunit E — translation MLALVLAYAVVAVAVPWALGRRRRVMACAAAVLPAATAGWAAAQVGRGAVTARLDWAPDLGLVLDFRLDALSIVMLLLIGGVGAVVLCYAGWYFERPERLMIGTLVAFAGAMTGLVLADNLLVLYVFWELTTVSSFVLIGATRPERAEDRRAAAQALLTTTAFGLVMLAGFVLLGQTAGTYRISAMVADPPGGATATAGVVLVLLGAFAKSAQVPLHAWLPAAMVAPTPVSAYLHAAAMVKAGVYLVARLAPAFGDAGVWRPLVVGAGLLSLLTGGVLALRQHDLKRLLAYGTVSQLGLLMVLLGNGTRTAALAGTALLLAHGLFKAPLFLTVGTVEHETGTRRADRLSGAWRRLPVLAVAAAAATASMIGLPPFLGFVAKEAAMEAFAHGGMDIAVLAGVVAGTALTVAYGVRFLVGAFGGQADVTPGGHWGLVGPVVVLAVSGFALGVAPGVMQKLAGPYADTLPGDGEYKLALWHGLGLALWLSVLALALGAVVFVLFGRTFPVRRARWRFLDAQRGYDGTVEGILAGAHEVTARVQIGSLPFYLGVIGTMALVVPGSALAAALVRGTGPAIPVDRLRAWDDPAQVVLAVVVIGCALAAVRARRRLTAALLLAGTGYGVGGLFVVQGGPDLALTLFVVETLSLIMLVLVLRRLPVRYPPRRRTGPARAAVGAVSVCLGGFVALFLVVAALSRDTRPVGSGYAGLAKEEGAKNVVNAILVEMRALDTLGEITVLGVAAMGVVGLVTSGRRLPSPSGGERGPGEAGSRWLATRGRPPLGGSSVVLEAAARLLGPTILVFSLYLLVAGHGAPGGGFVGGLVAGMAFVLRYLPGGRRELASALPMRPSVLIGGGLGLAVATGAAGWTAGGFPHGEFLQGEVWHGSPPVLGEVDVPTSLFFDIGVYLVVLGLVLTILTTLGASLEDEPDEEEAA, via the coding sequence ATGCTCGCGCTGGTTCTCGCTTATGCCGTCGTCGCGGTCGCGGTGCCCTGGGCGCTCGGGCGGCGCCGGCGTGTGATGGCGTGTGCCGCGGCGGTGCTCCCGGCGGCGACGGCCGGGTGGGCCGCGGCGCAGGTCGGGCGGGGCGCGGTCACGGCGCGGCTGGACTGGGCGCCGGATCTGGGGCTGGTGCTCGACTTCCGCCTGGACGCGCTGTCCATCGTGATGCTGCTGCTCATCGGCGGGGTGGGGGCCGTCGTCCTGTGCTACGCGGGCTGGTACTTCGAACGTCCCGAGAGGCTGATGATCGGGACGCTCGTCGCGTTCGCCGGGGCGATGACGGGCCTGGTGCTGGCCGACAACCTGCTCGTCCTGTACGTGTTCTGGGAGCTGACAACGGTCAGCTCGTTCGTGCTCATCGGCGCGACCCGGCCGGAGCGTGCCGAGGACCGGCGGGCGGCGGCACAGGCGCTGCTGACGACGACCGCCTTCGGGCTGGTCATGCTCGCCGGGTTCGTGCTGCTCGGGCAGACCGCCGGGACGTACCGGATCTCGGCGATGGTGGCCGATCCGCCGGGCGGCGCGACGGCGACGGCCGGGGTCGTGCTGGTGCTGCTCGGGGCGTTCGCCAAGTCGGCCCAGGTGCCGCTGCACGCGTGGCTTCCCGCCGCGATGGTGGCGCCTACTCCGGTCAGTGCCTATCTGCACGCCGCGGCCATGGTGAAGGCGGGGGTCTACCTGGTGGCGCGGCTGGCTCCCGCGTTCGGCGACGCCGGGGTGTGGCGTCCGCTGGTGGTGGGGGCCGGGTTGCTGAGCCTGCTGACGGGCGGGGTCCTCGCGCTGCGCCAGCATGACCTGAAGCGGCTGCTCGCGTACGGGACGGTGAGCCAGCTCGGACTGCTGATGGTCCTGCTGGGAAACGGGACGCGGACGGCGGCGTTGGCGGGCACCGCGCTGCTGCTGGCCCACGGCCTGTTCAAGGCGCCGCTGTTCCTCACGGTCGGGACGGTCGAGCACGAGACGGGGACGCGCCGTGCCGATCGGCTCTCGGGGGCGTGGCGGAGGCTTCCGGTGCTGGCGGTCGCGGCGGCGGCGGCCACGGCATCGATGATCGGGCTGCCGCCCTTCCTGGGGTTCGTGGCGAAGGAGGCCGCCATGGAGGCGTTCGCTCATGGCGGGATGGACATCGCGGTCCTTGCCGGGGTCGTGGCGGGGACCGCGCTGACCGTGGCCTATGGCGTGCGGTTCTTGGTCGGGGCGTTCGGCGGCCAGGCGGACGTCACGCCCGGGGGCCACTGGGGCTTGGTGGGGCCTGTCGTCGTCCTTGCCGTGTCCGGGTTCGCTCTGGGGGTTGCTCCCGGTGTGATGCAGAAACTCGCCGGGCCCTACGCGGACACGCTGCCGGGAGACGGCGAGTACAAGCTCGCGTTGTGGCACGGCCTGGGATTGGCGCTTTGGCTTTCCGTGCTCGCGCTCGCCCTGGGTGCCGTGGTGTTCGTCCTGTTCGGACGGACGTTCCCCGTCAGGCGGGCGCGGTGGCGGTTCCTGGACGCGCAGCGCGGCTACGACGGGACGGTCGAGGGGATCCTCGCCGGGGCGCACGAGGTCACCGCGCGCGTGCAGATCGGTTCGCTGCCCTTCTACCTCGGTGTGATCGGGACGATGGCGCTGGTGGTGCCCGGGTCGGCGCTGGCGGCGGCGCTGGTCCGCGGGACGGGACCTGCCATCCCGGTGGACCGGCTGCGGGCGTGGGACGACCCGGCGCAGGTCGTCCTCGCGGTGGTCGTGATCGGCTGCGCGCTCGCGGCGGTGCGGGCGCGCCGGAGGCTGACGGCCGCGCTGCTGCTCGCCGGGACGGGCTACGGGGTGGGCGGGCTGTTCGTGGTGCAGGGCGGTCCCGATCTCGCGCTGACGCTCTTCGTCGTGGAGACCCTGTCGCTGATCATGCTGGTGCTGGTGCTGCGGCGGCTGCCCGTCCGGTACCCGCCGCGGCGCCGCACGGGGCCGGCCAGGGCGGCCGTCGGGGCGGTCAGCGTGTGCCTGGGCGGGTTCGTCGCGCTGTTCCTCGTGGTGGCGGCGCTGAGCCGGGACACCCGGCCGGTCGGGAGCGGGTACGCGGGTCTCGCGAAGGAGGAGGGGGCCAAGAACGTCGTGAACGCGATCCTCGTCGAGATGCGGGCGCTCGACACGCTCGGCGAGATCACGGTGCTGGGCGTCGCGGCGATGGGCGTCGTCGGGCTGGTGACCAGCGGGCGGCGGCTGCCGAGCCCGTCCGGCGGCGAGCGCGGGCCGGGGGAGGCGGGGAGCCGCTGGCTGGCGACGCGGGGGCGGCCGCCGCTGGGCGGATCCTCGGTGGTGCTGGAGGCGGCGGCGCGGCTTCTCGGCCCGACGATCCTGGTGTTCTCCCTCTACCTGCTCGTCGCGGGGCACGGCGCCCCGGGAGGCGGGTTCGTGGGCGGTCTCGTGGCGGGCATGGCGTTCGTGCTGCGCTACCTGCCGGGCGGCCGCCGGGAGCTGGCGTCCGCGCTGCCGATGCGGCCGAGCGTCCTGATCGGCGGCGGCCTCGGGCTCGCGGTCGCCACGGGCGCGGCCGGCTGGACGGCCGGCGGGTTCCCGCACGGGGAGTTCCTCCAGGGGGAGGTCTGGCACGGGTCGCCGCCCGTCCTGGGCGAGGTGGACGTGCCGACCAGCCTGTTCTTCGACATCGGGGTGTATCTGGTGGTCCTCGGGCTGGTGCTGACGATCCTCACCACGCTCGGGGCGAGCCTGGAGGACGAACCGGACGAGGAGGAGGCTGCATGA
- a CDS encoding siderophore-interacting protein: MARTPAHPYAFFDLRVLRSERLGPSMARVTFGGESVDGFVTAGRDQRFKIFLPHPHQDAPVMPRDSDGDTWFADWRALDPAVRGIMRSYTVRGRRPGELDVDFALHMDGASGPAARWAAAAAPGDRVTVLGPTGPDNGGYDFRPPPGAPVVMAGDLTALPAIAGNLAWLPAGTPAQVWIDVPEPGDRQDLPTASAAQVSWVSPGGLLDAVRAATIPDGAYAWIAGESAAVKALRRHLVNERGLDRRAVTFTGYWRRGATEEDLLAEVVAGGSPATEE; encoded by the coding sequence ATGGCGAGGACCCCGGCGCACCCGTACGCGTTCTTCGACCTGCGCGTCCTGCGGTCCGAGCGGCTCGGACCGTCCATGGCCCGCGTCACCTTCGGCGGCGAGTCCGTGGACGGCTTCGTCACCGCCGGGCGCGACCAGCGCTTCAAGATCTTCCTCCCGCACCCGCACCAGGACGCCCCGGTGATGCCGCGCGACAGCGACGGCGACACCTGGTTCGCCGACTGGCGGGCGCTGGACCCGGCCGTGCGCGGCATCATGCGGTCCTACACCGTCCGCGGCAGGCGCCCCGGCGAGCTGGACGTCGACTTCGCGCTGCACATGGACGGAGCGTCCGGCCCGGCCGCCCGCTGGGCCGCGGCGGCGGCCCCGGGCGACCGCGTCACCGTCCTCGGCCCGACCGGCCCCGACAACGGCGGCTACGACTTCCGGCCGCCGCCCGGCGCCCCGGTCGTCATGGCGGGCGACCTCACCGCGCTGCCCGCCATCGCCGGGAACCTCGCCTGGCTGCCCGCCGGGACGCCCGCGCAGGTCTGGATCGACGTCCCGGAGCCCGGCGACCGGCAGGACCTGCCGACCGCGTCCGCCGCGCAGGTCTCCTGGGTCTCCCCCGGCGGCCTGCTGGACGCCGTGCGCGCGGCGACCATCCCGGACGGCGCCTACGCGTGGATCGCGGGCGAGTCCGCCGCGGTCAAGGCGCTGCGGCGGCACCTGGTGAACGAGCGCGGCCTGGACCGCCGCGCCGTCACCTTCACCGGCTACTGGCGGCGCGGCGCCACCGAGGAGGACCTGCTCGCCGAGGTCGTCGCCGGCGGCAGCCCCGCCACCGAGGAGTGA
- a CDS encoding Na+/H+ antiporter subunit D, translating to MNVLLPLPFALPLLGAALAMISRRRRFWLRVLAPLVGAGAVAASVAVLVAVARNGVVAVQAGGWAAPLGITLVADRLSALLLVVSSTVLLAIMLHAVAEGAGALDRRSEPGVFHPAYLALTGGVGLVFLAGDLFNLFVAFEVMLASSYVLMTLQPTAERLRASMTYTVVSLTSSIMFLTALGLTYAAAGTVNLADLSERVPALPAGTRTALGLLFLVVFGIKGAIVPMHLWLPDAYPAALTKVTAVFAALLTKAAVYALIRVETLAFPREHGSRVMLVLAAGTMVVGTLGALANDDIHRVFSFTLVGHIGYMLFGLALFSVAGLTGAILYLVHHIVVQATLFLVSDLIQARTGETSLHRLGGLARLSALIAVLFFVPAMSVSGVPPTSGFVAKLALFQAGLGSGRPLAYAVTGVAVLASLLTLMAMARIWALGFWRPRPEEAGEPPAAEPYTRGGVRVMQAVTAVMVAGGLLIAVFAGPLSSWSARAAADLVDPSAYRRAVLDGRAP from the coding sequence GTGAACGTCCTGCTCCCCCTGCCGTTCGCGCTGCCGCTGCTGGGCGCGGCGCTCGCGATGATCAGCCGGCGCCGCCGGTTCTGGCTGCGGGTCCTCGCCCCGCTCGTCGGGGCGGGGGCCGTGGCGGCCTCCGTGGCGGTGCTGGTCGCGGTGGCCCGGAACGGGGTCGTCGCCGTCCAGGCCGGGGGATGGGCCGCCCCCCTCGGGATCACGCTCGTCGCCGACCGGCTGTCGGCGCTGCTGCTCGTGGTGTCCAGCACCGTGCTGCTGGCGATCATGCTGCACGCGGTGGCGGAGGGCGCGGGCGCGCTGGACCGCCGGAGCGAGCCGGGGGTGTTCCATCCCGCCTACCTGGCGCTGACCGGCGGCGTCGGCCTGGTGTTCCTCGCCGGCGACCTGTTCAACCTGTTCGTCGCGTTCGAGGTGATGCTCGCGTCGAGCTACGTGCTCATGACCCTCCAGCCGACGGCCGAGCGCCTCCGGGCGAGCATGACCTACACGGTCGTCAGCCTCACCTCCTCGATCATGTTCCTCACCGCGCTCGGCCTGACCTACGCGGCGGCCGGGACGGTGAACCTCGCCGACCTGTCCGAGCGCGTCCCGGCGCTCCCGGCGGGCACCCGCACGGCGCTCGGGCTGCTGTTCCTCGTGGTGTTCGGGATCAAGGGCGCGATCGTGCCGATGCACCTGTGGCTGCCCGACGCCTACCCCGCCGCCCTCACCAAGGTCACCGCCGTGTTCGCCGCGCTGCTGACGAAGGCCGCGGTGTACGCGCTCATCCGCGTCGAGACGCTGGCGTTCCCCCGCGAGCACGGGTCGCGGGTGATGCTCGTCCTCGCCGCCGGGACGATGGTCGTGGGCACCCTCGGCGCGCTGGCGAACGACGACATCCACCGGGTGTTCTCGTTCACCCTCGTCGGCCACATCGGCTACATGCTCTTCGGCCTCGCGCTGTTCAGCGTCGCCGGGCTCACCGGGGCGATCCTCTACCTCGTCCACCACATCGTCGTGCAGGCGACGCTGTTCCTGGTCAGCGACCTGATCCAGGCCCGCACGGGGGAGACGTCGCTGCACCGGCTCGGCGGCCTCGCCCGGCTGTCGGCCCTCATCGCCGTGCTGTTCTTCGTCCCCGCGATGAGCGTGAGCGGGGTGCCGCCGACGTCCGGGTTCGTCGCGAAGCTCGCCCTGTTCCAGGCGGGCCTCGGGTCGGGGAGGCCGCTGGCGTACGCCGTCACGGGCGTCGCGGTGCTCGCGAGCCTGCTCACGCTCATGGCGATGGCGCGGATCTGGGCGCTCGGGTTCTGGCGCCCCCGACCGGAGGAGGCGGGCGAACCGCCCGCCGCCGAGCCCTACACGCGGGGCGGGGTGCGGGTCATGCAGGCCGTGACCGCCGTGATGGTCGCCGGCGGCCTCCTCATCGCCGTGTTCGCCGGGCCGCTGTCGTCCTGGAGCGCGCGCGCCGCGGCCGACCTGGTGGATCCGTCGGCCTACCGGCGGGCCGTGCTGGACGGGAGGGCGCCGTGA
- a CDS encoding NACHT domain-containing protein, with translation MGALEIAAVRVVCSILPIAGKKVFTKKQQTALAAKTEDLNIGDGTNEFISQLSAPQLRRLKEFFESPQYTHLTLQAMTCAIGGYPEDWIANLRLQVRLTLKHQGLFAEADLLQAVDAVLDLMTTSIFTVHSAIPGGIESAYSAAIAAQVAAAAARNSELLTRIDRLDVHHAFANRLRALVKSTYAKIALPSVVAHSKSAPYSGLYVPPSLETEGEGKKTHSSIKLLIDECQRFVVVGDPGAGKSTLARKLAYDISSDRIESLKGLVPLVLIVREHTHSLRTDHRTLTHYLEASCRKPFNVDPPSDSIEYLLLNGQAVVIIDGLDELGEAQYRTAFSQLVNSFAHMYPLVRVIVTTRAIGYPEAPLDEDLFPVVGVKRFSREQIASYVNKWFHLDNSLTRQQQDELRDSFLDESSDVSELLQNPLMLSLLCALYSSERFIPLNKPEIYHKCAEVLFDTWDRSRGIEVSMRFGSQVRPAVQRLAWRLFTDPEGRQAMPRSEIRRFLVTAVLASRYEDEDEAYQAADEFLDFCAGRAWVLTDVGSNSLQPLYGFTHRTFLEFFAASQLVKQNPQPKAVWEKIRTHVNDGTWEIVSQLAIQILDRNYEGGADAILSMIVDEAKRSSSAATRAIYLSFAIRNLETVFPGANIIKRLAEESVLLASALPVSERRHLKIADIMRNDLPLQQFLELQSPDNRDRAVKAFVTSLQNAVFRPELESAALLWAKLRHWDTLEYRTSHLQDHLGAALVDIPLPERVAFWDRAINRPTEVEIAELGVHDLYYNTAIGRRTSGSSALRFINVLACEGPALSPSEDVKAGCIEALADLHPCLVSNFSALQRIKISKAAYWDIFLDLPLKWRKISSLDPPEVRSSILMLLVPFFELPDFRAKVESESLRWIANARWNEPQRTAAIQELNQLGLPDDAHSLLVRWIMGEQFRIDSPSSPQR, from the coding sequence ATGGGAGCGCTAGAGATTGCAGCGGTACGAGTGGTGTGCTCGATTCTCCCTATAGCGGGAAAAAAAGTTTTCACAAAGAAGCAGCAGACGGCCCTGGCTGCCAAGACTGAAGATCTCAATATCGGCGATGGAACGAACGAGTTCATAAGTCAACTAAGCGCACCGCAATTGCGGAGACTTAAAGAGTTTTTTGAATCTCCACAATACACGCATCTCACGCTTCAAGCTATGACGTGCGCTATCGGCGGCTATCCGGAGGACTGGATAGCGAATCTACGTTTGCAGGTGCGGCTCACCCTCAAGCATCAGGGGCTTTTTGCTGAGGCAGACCTTCTTCAGGCTGTAGATGCCGTACTCGACTTGATGACGACTTCTATTTTTACCGTCCATAGCGCTATCCCTGGCGGCATCGAATCGGCTTACTCTGCAGCGATTGCTGCACAGGTGGCGGCCGCGGCTGCGAGAAATAGCGAGCTACTCACACGGATAGATCGACTCGACGTTCATCACGCGTTCGCGAACCGGCTTCGAGCATTGGTCAAAAGTACTTACGCGAAGATCGCGCTCCCGAGCGTAGTAGCTCACTCGAAGTCTGCGCCATACTCCGGACTCTATGTGCCACCTAGCCTCGAAACAGAGGGAGAGGGTAAGAAAACCCACTCATCGATCAAACTACTGATCGATGAGTGCCAGAGATTCGTCGTGGTAGGCGACCCGGGAGCGGGCAAGTCCACGCTCGCAAGGAAACTTGCCTACGATATATCATCCGACCGGATTGAAAGTCTTAAGGGCCTAGTTCCTCTGGTTCTTATTGTCCGCGAACACACACACTCTCTAAGGACTGACCATAGGACGCTTACGCATTATCTAGAAGCTTCTTGTCGAAAGCCCTTCAATGTCGATCCGCCGAGTGATTCCATTGAGTACCTCTTGCTGAATGGCCAGGCAGTAGTGATCATCGATGGACTAGATGAGCTGGGCGAAGCCCAGTATCGCACCGCCTTCAGTCAGCTTGTAAACTCCTTCGCTCATATGTACCCTCTGGTACGAGTGATTGTTACTACAAGGGCTATCGGGTACCCAGAGGCACCTTTGGACGAAGACCTCTTTCCCGTTGTCGGCGTGAAAAGGTTCAGTCGTGAGCAAATCGCAAGCTATGTCAATAAGTGGTTTCATCTTGACAATAGCCTGACGCGACAACAGCAAGATGAGCTAAGAGACTCCTTTCTAGACGAGAGTTCGGATGTTTCTGAACTCTTGCAAAATCCCCTAATGCTTTCCCTTTTGTGCGCACTCTACTCTTCAGAGCGTTTTATTCCGCTCAACAAGCCAGAGATTTACCACAAATGCGCGGAAGTGCTATTCGACACCTGGGACCGATCCCGTGGAATTGAAGTATCCATGCGGTTTGGCTCTCAAGTCAGGCCAGCTGTACAACGCCTAGCATGGAGATTGTTCACCGATCCAGAAGGCCGCCAGGCAATGCCCCGGTCTGAAATCCGCCGGTTCTTGGTCACTGCCGTACTGGCCTCCAGGTACGAAGATGAAGATGAAGCCTACCAAGCGGCGGACGAATTTCTCGACTTCTGTGCGGGACGGGCGTGGGTGCTTACCGACGTGGGGAGTAACTCGCTTCAGCCGCTCTATGGCTTCACTCACCGCACCTTTCTCGAGTTCTTTGCGGCGAGCCAACTTGTAAAGCAGAACCCACAGCCGAAGGCTGTATGGGAGAAAATACGCACCCATGTGAATGATGGCACGTGGGAGATAGTATCCCAGCTGGCTATCCAGATCCTCGATAGAAACTATGAGGGCGGGGCTGACGCCATTTTGTCTATGATTGTGGACGAGGCTAAGAGGTCATCTAGCGCCGCTACCCGGGCCATTTATCTATCGTTCGCTATCAGAAACCTCGAAACGGTCTTTCCTGGCGCAAATATAATTAAGCGACTCGCGGAGGAATCTGTTCTACTTGCATCCGCTCTTCCGGTAAGCGAGAGGAGACACTTGAAGATTGCCGATATCATGCGTAACGATTTGCCACTGCAACAATTTTTGGAACTGCAATCTCCTGATAACCGCGATCGAGCGGTAAAAGCCTTCGTTACTTCGTTGCAGAATGCAGTATTTCGACCAGAGTTGGAATCGGCGGCCCTACTGTGGGCGAAATTGCGACACTGGGACACTCTCGAGTATCGCACTAGCCATCTACAAGACCATCTTGGGGCTGCCTTGGTCGATATTCCTCTTCCAGAGAGGGTAGCATTCTGGGATCGGGCAATTAATCGTCCAACAGAAGTAGAAATCGCAGAACTTGGAGTGCATGATCTATATTACAATACCGCTATAGGTAGAAGGACGAGCGGTTCTAGCGCGTTGCGATTTATTAATGTCCTTGCTTGCGAAGGCCCGGCACTATCCCCCTCGGAAGACGTCAAGGCTGGGTGCATCGAAGCTCTTGCCGACTTGCACCCTTGCCTGGTTTCTAATTTCTCTGCGTTGCAGAGAATAAAGATCTCTAAGGCAGCTTATTGGGACATATTTTTGGATTTGCCTTTGAAGTGGCGGAAGATATCTTCGCTAGACCCGCCAGAGGTGCGCAGTTCAATACTGATGTTGCTGGTCCCCTTTTTCGAGTTGCCCGACTTTCGGGCAAAGGTGGAGAGTGAGAGTCTTAGATGGATAGCCAATGCGAGATGGAATGAGCCGCAGCGTACGGCGGCAATTCAGGAACTGAATCAGTTGGGTTTGCCTGATGATGCCCACAGCTTGCTGGTGCGGTGGATTATGGGCGAGCAATTTAGAATTGACTCGCCATCTTCACCTCAACGCTAG
- a CDS encoding Na+/H+ antiporter subunit E — MRSAVRGIGARLGMAAWLLAVWVLLWGRVDALIVAGGVVAVVAAYTVSRLPAVPLLTRIRPLRLAEAAAELAWDLLASSVVIGWHALRAPRRVRGAVIEVSARTRSELVLLAVTTSISLRPGTLLVDLDWDRSILRIHGMPVRDRGEADVMRDGVLRTERRLMRALVAPEDTAKGEEQG; from the coding sequence GTGAGGAGCGCGGTGCGCGGGATCGGCGCGAGGCTGGGCATGGCGGCGTGGCTGCTCGCGGTCTGGGTGCTGCTGTGGGGACGGGTCGACGCCCTCATCGTCGCCGGCGGCGTCGTCGCCGTGGTCGCCGCCTACACGGTGAGCCGGCTGCCCGCCGTCCCGCTCCTCACCAGGATCCGTCCGCTGCGCCTCGCCGAGGCCGCCGCCGAACTCGCCTGGGACCTGCTGGCGTCGAGCGTGGTCATCGGCTGGCACGCGCTGCGCGCCCCGCGCCGGGTCAGGGGCGCCGTCATCGAGGTGAGCGCCCGGACGCGGTCGGAGCTCGTCCTGCTCGCGGTCACGACGAGCATCTCCCTGCGTCCCGGCACCCTGCTCGTCGACCTCGACTGGGACCGGTCGATCCTGCGCATCCACGGCATGCCGGTGCGCGACCGCGGGGAGGCCGACGTCATGCGCGACGGCGTCCTGCGGACGGAGCGCAGGCTGATGCGGGCCCTCGTGGCACCCGAGGACACGGCGAAGGGAGAGGAACAGGGATGA
- a CDS encoding GntR family transcriptional regulator, translating to MTEPAYVRIAGEYARRIRGGDLPPGTQLPSYSEIAQQNGVSDIVVRKALELLQSQGLVRSVRRRGIFVADRPNLVRVSPERQLESAERSFQNESDQQIQVEREVRQIPATTELAEALDIPAGQEINHVTTRAAENGRPISISDTYHPLDVADASDTAFLEETLSDQLPTATHADWLRTPPGDLVKTVRQRFLSADDRVIMISDVSYPRDRYEAFVFRMPLK from the coding sequence GTGACCGAACCGGCCTACGTCCGCATCGCTGGCGAGTACGCCCGACGCATCCGCGGTGGGGACCTCCCCCCAGGCACACAGCTGCCGAGCTACAGCGAGATCGCACAGCAGAACGGCGTGTCGGACATCGTGGTTCGGAAAGCCCTCGAACTACTCCAGAGCCAAGGGCTTGTGCGATCCGTCCGACGGCGAGGCATCTTCGTCGCAGACCGCCCGAACCTCGTCCGTGTGTCTCCCGAGCGCCAGCTGGAGAGTGCTGAACGGTCGTTCCAGAACGAGTCAGATCAGCAGATCCAGGTAGAGCGCGAAGTTCGGCAGATCCCCGCCACGACGGAACTCGCGGAGGCTCTCGACATCCCGGCAGGCCAGGAGATCAACCACGTCACCACCCGGGCGGCTGAGAATGGGCGCCCGATTTCGATCTCGGATACCTACCACCCGCTGGACGTAGCCGACGCTTCAGACACTGCCTTCCTGGAAGAGACACTCTCCGATCAACTGCCGACGGCTACGCATGCTGACTGGCTGCGGACACCCCCCGGCGACCTCGTCAAGACGGTTCGCCAGCGATTCCTCTCTGCCGACGACCGAGTCATCATGATTTCCGACGTCTCATATCCCCGCGATCGCTACGAAGCGTTCGTGTTCCGCATGCCCCTCAAGTAG
- a CDS encoding Na(+)/H(+) antiporter subunit C, whose product MTGPALVLVLTVAVLFAAGFDLLMQRSLIRVVVGFMLLGHGANLVLLLAGGAAGAPPLLGGGSKRAMADPLPQAMALTAIVITFGVTAFLLALAYRSRRLLGEDEVQDDVEDRRICAERRRGAWDAPPERHDPLEEDE is encoded by the coding sequence ATGACCGGGCCGGCGCTGGTCCTCGTGCTGACCGTCGCCGTGCTGTTCGCGGCCGGGTTCGACCTGCTGATGCAGCGGTCCCTGATCCGCGTCGTGGTCGGGTTCATGCTGCTCGGGCACGGGGCCAACCTCGTCCTGCTGCTGGCGGGCGGGGCGGCGGGGGCGCCGCCGCTGCTCGGCGGGGGATCGAAGCGGGCGATGGCCGACCCGCTGCCGCAGGCCATGGCGCTCACCGCCATCGTTATCACGTTCGGCGTCACGGCGTTCCTGCTGGCGCTGGCCTACCGGAGCCGGCGGCTGCTCGGCGAGGACGAGGTGCAGGACGACGTCGAGGACCGCCGGATCTGCGCCGAGCGCCGCCGCGGGGCGTGGGACGCCCCGCCGGAGCGGCACGACCCGCTGGAGGAGGACGAGTGA
- the mnhG gene encoding monovalent cation/H(+) antiporter subunit G, with product MTAGDVVTAVLLPAGAAFCAVGALGVLRFPDLLTRLHAATKPQTIGLVLVLAGAAPQAGSVAAAAPLLLVAVFQLITAPVAAQTIGAAAYRAGVLDRTALTIDETDRGP from the coding sequence GTGACCGCCGGCGACGTCGTCACCGCCGTCCTGCTCCCCGCGGGCGCCGCGTTCTGCGCGGTGGGCGCGCTCGGCGTGCTGCGCTTCCCCGACCTGCTCACCCGGCTGCACGCCGCGACCAAGCCGCAGACGATCGGGCTGGTGCTCGTCCTCGCGGGCGCCGCCCCGCAGGCGGGCTCCGTCGCGGCCGCCGCCCCGCTGCTGCTGGTCGCGGTCTTCCAGCTGATCACCGCGCCCGTCGCCGCCCAGACGATCGGCGCCGCCGCCTACCGCGCCGGCGTCCTCGACCGGACCGCCCTCACCATCGACGAGACCGACCGCGGCCCCTGA